The Quercus lobata isolate SW786 chromosome 4, ValleyOak3.0 Primary Assembly, whole genome shotgun sequence genome segment CAATTATTTGTTAGTTTGGCATTGCTTGTAACAGTTTTTGAAATTGCCAATCTGTTTAGTTTGTGATATCGTTTCCTTTCTAAAATATTTGACTTTGTACTtcacattttttatgtttcaattttcaaacgTTGTTTCACCACCCATCTAGTGTCCGTATATATATCGGCTAATCATGTTGTGCCCATTGATcctgataggccaagaatgtattgatcccttgtgatgaattattttattaattagtcaagtttattaattaatcaaactaacatgcaatgtacgtggcagcacaaacaaatcaccaattaaattaagtatgcaatataaattaaattgacatggtgatttgtttacaaatggggaaaacctacatggcaaaaatcccactggatgattttaaggtcaccactcccgagaatccacttttatcaaaacaagcagttacaacttacaagtaaaggaatctcagtaccttataccaacctacagttaaacccttaccccaatacccaattggacttgttctatagtgacaatctctccttgtaatgcacagctcttagtacgtgactaaccaattgcgcggatcccagtacgcaacttcaattaccaactagagaaggttgttggctgcaaagttcttcagttcatcacatgatgaagatcgagaagctccttggttacaaaaccctacagtgcacaaaTACAGTAGCTttttcacaagaaagatgaactagggcaaattctgtctccggtcacaatttactTGAACAAACTTTACTCAAAACTTGTgaaacttgtgtcacctttgacggcccttaaaataatccttgtatatgtctagggttgtgagaaaagaaagcccaaacataaaATCaaggattggatgaaaaacagtcctgaaaaaactgaacttcataaacctcgacaaataccctatctgtcgagctgctatCGAGCCACGGGCTAGAATAACTCTTCaaggctcgatagatgctagctgccgagctttaatgaacagcactttTCATACTTGAattttggacagacttgcatggctttaacacttgaacttgaaacaaggtttcttgaagcatcaaacacatcctagatctacccaaatacaagtaaagtgcattttgtcaaaagattagtcaattacataaaatagtgatatatgttcctaacaggtgaatcacatatgttctaacagaTCCCTAATGAAATTGTTATATTCTCTGCtccctaataaaataatttttgtattaattaaaaGAGCTATTATGCCATCACCATCTCTCTATGTTAAAAATTGCCCTAAGTTCTAATTTGATtggtttatgaatttttttttcctagtgtGGAAGCAAATGATTCTCCTTGATATAAAATGATTCgcttattgaaaattttttgggtaTTCTTTTGTCCAACATAAAATAGGATTAGAGTCTTATAAATAGGCATTGTTGCAAAGGGTTTGATAGCTTTCGCTTAATGGTCCTTCCACATGGAAAGAGAAGAAGACTCTTAAAAGAACATAAGTGGATTTATTCGAAGAGTGGTTTGGAAGATTTTTGGGTAAGAAGATATCCATGTAtgtgtcacgccccaaacccaaaaggggtccaaagcatgagaaagatATCTCCAAGGtacctgtagattttttttttttttttttttgacaattcaatctaaataattcatattaagtaccaacatcaagaattatcataataattccattAAATATTCTTAAAGTAAGTCAAaactttatataataattataaggaccattggccacaaaagaatagagaTCTGAATAAATGTAATTACATATCATATACTTGTCTCATTAATGGAAATAAAGTCATGACCACTATTTGATACAAAAGAATAAGTGAAGCCTACTCTAGGATGTACATTAACAAAATATCTCCATTAGAAAAGTTCAGCCTCCATCAATAGTTACTCTAACTACTGCTAGCTACCAAAAGTTATCCCAAAATGTTTGTTGCCTACTCTGAAAAAGTTTGTGAAATGATGGAATGAGACAGAACCTAGTAAGTAGTAtaatttgataggccaaaaatgtattgacccatttggcaaattaattaattaattatccaagctaattaattaagtcaatttaacatgcaatagcgtggtatcacaaacaaatcaccaaataactaaatgtagtggaaattaaatttgacatgaatgatttgtttacgaataggaaaaaccaccgaggcaaaaccccaccaggtgaatttaaggacaccactctcgagaatccactattatcaataacaagcggttacaaataaaaggaatcccagtacccaATACCAACCTaaagttgaacccttaccccaatacctaattggacttgtattgtagcgaCAATCTCTTTGTTCAATGCATGAATTccagtacgtaactaaccaatgatgcacggatcccaatacgtgactaactcaccaatttgaggaagatgttggttgcaaagttctttaattcatccaacaatgaagatcaagaagctccttggtcacaaaaccatTGGTGTAAAGACGTAGTGGGTTCTacagagaatatgatgaactagagcaaattttgtctctgatcacaatatgcatgtataTTCACTTTGCATCACCTTTGCATCACTTGTGActgctcttaaaataatcattatatatttctagggttgtgagaaaagaaaccctacacaaatactcaaGGATATGTGTGTAATCAAATCTGGAATTTCtgattttgtaattctcaacAGATACAGCTTGTGTTGACCTTCTGTCgggctttaatgaacaacacattcttcacttgtttcttggtcatattttcatggcttcaatactaaacatgaacacttgtttcttgaagtactaaatccatcctagatctacccaattataagtaaagtgcgttttgtcaaaggattagccaattacataaatatgtccctaacataattaatgggggtggagaaatgcaagtttcattttgaataataataatatgacaagaatgattaaataatggaacaaaaagtttctcaaagtaaataacttgaaacTCTATACTATAATCAATGAGCACTAAAAATATAATTCTAAAGCCATAAAAACTAACATAGAGTAATTTGTTACCAATATACTACACTACCACATAGACCAGTCAGGGGATCCACACattcacaactggcatgatattTTCCTATTTGATACGCAGTCTCTTGGCTCCATGGGTAGCAGCCTCACCTATTCCCTCAAGGTTTTGTCTCCCCCCAGTGGGTAGTAAGGAGAACGCGTCAATTAGGACCTCTTTAGCATGTGGTCTTTTGGCCCCATGGGCAACGACCTCACCCACACgcaatcaaggaacctcttccccccaTAGGCAGTAAGGAAGAACGCatcatccaaagtgaaaggaCACTAACCTGGATTTGATTTCGTTGTCACAAAGATTATGGAAACCAAATTGGGTGATCACTGGaaaatcacacatggcatggTTTTAAAACCACATAAAGCTCACAGGTTACATGTACTTTGAAATACATAGTTATATCCAAGtagttttaaaaaaaccttaaacaATCAAaacttccacaaagtttgtaagCCGAATTCATTTCTTGTCAAcaagattttctatcaatttcccaaataatacaagacaagataagcaCCTTTGAATTTTCcaatatacaataaaatccatgaattccttatcaaagattaaattgAAGATGCTCATAttttccatatcaacaattcatgcatttccccatatACATTAcaaaatatgatgcatttttcATTAATAGTCATCTACATTATTCATTAAGGTCACAACACATAGTTTTAAGGAAAATATAGTTTCCATAAGTAGTTTCCAAAAATGTGTCTAATCCAAAAGCAACGTTTATGCAAtatattattttccaaaaatcccattaaaaagttACTTACCTTGCAACTCGCAAAAAACCTAACTCTCCATGCTCTTAAGGAGATTagttagaacctaaacaatatcaagcaaGCCTATCACAAACAATGTATTTcatttccaaagtttctcaacaaattaatttacaaGGCATAGACTCCCATTGTACTCATAAATCATTCAAGGTATTATctctaacatcaaaacctccACACTTAATAAGTAGTTCCCACAAGATTTATATAGTATCATCAAGAGACCCATGACTCCAAAATCATAATATTCTCTGACAACAAACAATTTTGAACttcaactaactccaaataatcaataaaaatcatattcACCGtctatttcacattaaaaagCCAAAACCCCCAAATCTTCACCACTTAGATAGCCACCATTGTAAAAACTataaacccactcatcaaataattccataaatacaaaacccatacatataaacacTTAAGTATCACTTCCAaagctcataaatcacatgagTATCATTATCAAagcttagataaaaataatctcAAGCAAAAGTGTAAAACCCTTCAAAAGATTAGAAATCGTTACCTCAAATAAAAGGGATAAAGATGCTTAGAGGTTCCTAAGGATTTTCTGGTGACCATGCTAGAAAAATGATGGTGGAGATGATGGTGTGGAGTGGTACTGGTGGGGGAGTGTGGGAAATGAGTGTGTGTGTTTAagtgaagagaaaagaaagaaaacaaaaagacgaAAAGGGATGGCCAgccaaaagagggaaaaaggaTAATGTGTGAGATATGTGGTGGGGGTTAGAGTGTTAGGTGGGGCACGTGTGTCCCAAAAATGTCTAACcaaacacttttttatttttattttttattattattttttttttaacttggaCCATTACATTCTTCCcctcttataaaaattttctcctCGAAATTTTATGTACCTGGTCCTGAAAAAGGTTTGGGTATCTTGACAACATATCATCCTCATACTCCCAAGATGCCTCTTTCACCAAATGATTCTTCCAAAGCAACTTTACCCAAGATATTGTTCTGTTGCATAGCACATGCTCCTTGTGATCCAAAATATCTACTGGAACTTCTTCATATGACAAATCATCTTTAATTTGAAGAGGCTCATTGCTTAATACAAGTGAAGGGTCAGGAATGTATTTCCTTAACATAGACTCATGGAAAACATTATGAATTCCTAACAGGGCCAATGGTAGGGAAATTCTATATGCAACTTCGCCCACTCTCTCCAATACCTCAAAAGGCCCTACAAACCTAGGGCTTAACTTACCCTTTTTGCCAAATCTCATTACTCCTTTCATAGGTGTAATCAGTCGAAAAACTAATCTCCAATTTCAAGTTCCAAAGCCTTCATTTTAATGTCATAATAGCTTTTCTATCTACTTTGGGCTGCTCGTAGTCTATCACAaatcttatttactttttcacaAGTCCTCTGAATAATCTCTGGCCCTAAGATTTTTCGTTCTCCAACATTATCCCAACAATTGGAGATCTACACTTTCTTCCATACAAAGCATCAATAGGTGTTTCTCCATAGTAATTTTCTCCCACTTCCATCAGGGAATAGAAAGTGGTTGCAACAAACCCGAGGGTCTTTGGTGCAACACCTTAACTTGCTAACAAGTCAAACATTGCTCTACAATGTGAGCAATCTCTCTTTTCATATTATTCCACCAAAAGTTTTCACGAAGAGCATGGTGCATCTTTGTACTACCTGAATGTATTGCATATGGGGAATAGTGAACCTCATCTAGAGTCTCCTTTTTAATCAATGGATCATTTGGCACACAAAGTCTACTCCCAAGTCTCAAAACACCATCCTCAGAGAtggaaaattcaaatttcattcCACAACGCACCTCATCcatgattttctttaaatgtgaGTCATCAGCCTGTGACAATTTAAATCTTTCTACCAAAGTTGGTTGAACACTCAAACTAGGCAAGTAGGCCTCAGATTGACCCATAACAACCTCGATCTCCATCCTTTCAAGATCAAGAATGATTTCCTTTTGAGTGGTTAGCAAAGCAGCTAAAAAACTTAAAGGCTTTCTACTAAAGAACATCAGCCACGACATTAGCCTTACTAGGATGATAGTTAATAGAGAAATCATAATCCTTAACCAATTCTAGTCATCATCGTTGTCTCATATTTAACTCCTTCTAGGTAAAGAAATACTTTAAACTTTTATGATTAGTGAAAATCTCGCATCTTTCCCTATACAAGTAATGTCCCCAAATTTTCAAAGCAAAAACAACTGTAGCCAACTCCAAGTCATGAGTGGGATAATTTTTTAGCTGACGAGAGGCATAAGCCACAACCTTCCCATTTTGCATCAACACACAACTAAGTCCCTTATGGAAAGCATCACTATAAATGACAAAACCCCTGTACCCGAAGGGACAGTTAACACTGGAGCTATGATCAATCTTCGTTTTAGCTCTTGGAAGCTTTTTTCACATTCTTCCTTCTATTTGAATTTAACATTCTTCTACGTTAATTGTGTCAAATGAGCTGCAATGGGGGAAAAATCCTCTACAAATCTTCTATAGTAACTAGCAAGGCCCAAGAAACTTCTAACCTCACTCACATTTGTAGGACTATCCCAATTAACCACTGCTTCTATCTTATTAGGATCCACCACAATTCCATCCTTAGATATCACATGGCCTAAGAACACTACTTGATTCAACCAGAATTTACACTTCTTTAGTTTAGCATACAACTTCCTTTCTTTTAGAATTTGTAAGACAATCCTTAAGTGTTCTTCATGCTCTTCTTGACTCTTGGAATAAATCAAAATATTGTCCTCTCTGGTATGCagtctcttggccccatgggcaATAGCCTCACCCATACCCTTAAGGTTTTGTCTCTCCCCTGATGGGCAGTTAGGAGAATGCGTCAATTAGGACCTCTTTAGCATGTGGTCTTTTGGCCCCATAGGCAATaacctcacccacacacaatcaaggaactTCTTCCCCCCATGGGCAACAGGGAAGAACAagtcatccaaagtgaaagggcaTTGACCTAGATCTGATTCTGTTGTCACAAAGACTACAAAAACCAAATCGGGTGATATTTGGGAAATCACAGATGGCATGGtgttaaaaccacataaaacTCACAGGTTACATgtattttgaaatacatagttaTATCCAAATAGGTTCAGAAAAACCTTAAACAATCGAaacttccacaaagtttgtaagCCAAATTCATTTCTTGTCAAcaagattttctatcaatttctcaaataatacaagacaagataagcaCCTTTAAATTTTCCAATATCCCATAAAAATCCATGAAttccttatcaaagattaatCGAAGATGCTCATATTTTCCATATCAagaattcatgcatttccctaTATGCATTACCAAATATGGTGCACTTTTCATTAATAGTCATATACATTAAGTTCATAACACATAGTTTCTAGGGAAATATAGTTTCCATAAGTAGTCTCAAAAAACGTGTCTAATCCAAAAACAATGTTTATGCAACATggttattttcaaaaatctcattaaaaagctacttaccttgcaacccacaaaaagcctaattctccaagctccaaaggagattagctagaacctaaacaatatcaagcaTACCTATCACAAACAATGTATTtcacttccaaagtttctcaacaaattaatttacaaGGCATAGACTCTCATTATACTCATAAATCATTCAAGGTATTATCTCTAATATTAAAACCTCCACACTTAAGAAGTAGTTCCCACAAGATTTATATAGTATCAACAAGAGACCCATGACACCAAAATCATAATATCCTCCAAGACAAACaatttagaacttcaactaaCTTCGAATAATCAATGAAAATCATATTCACCAtctatttcacattaaaaagCCAAAACCCTCAAATCTTCACCACTTAGATAGCCACCATTGTAAAAGCTATAAACCTactcatcaaataattctaTCAATACAAAGCTTATAAATCACATGGGTGTCATTATCAAAGCTTAGATAAAAATCTTAGGAAAACATttaaaacctataaaaataaCCTCAGGCAAAAGTTTAAAACCCATCAAAAGATTAGAAATCtttacctcaaataaaaggGATAAAGATGCTTGGAGGATCTTAAGAATTTTTCGATGACAATGCTGGAAATATGTTGGTGGAGATGGTGGTGTGGAGTGTTACCGGTGGGAGAGTGTGGGAAATGAGTGTGTGTGTTTAcatggagagaaaagaaagaaaatgaaaagaagaaaagggatGGCCGaccaaaagagagaaaagagataaTGTGTGAGATGTGCGGTGGGGGTTAGAGTGTTAGGTGGGGCACGTGTATCTCGAAAACATCTAActaaacacttaaaaaaaaacttggaccATTACAATTTGTGTtgtgtgtttatttgttttgttagtgtGAGAGAGTTATTGGGTATATTGGGGCTTTGAAATTGTGTGTCTTGTTTGTGTGAGTCGTGAATGTTATGAGGTTTGGTTTAGTGTGGTAGTAATCCATATTGATCATTGATTGTGGATTTTCATTGTTGTTGCCCCTAGACATAGGTTTGGAGTTCGTCAAACCGCATTCAATATTATTGTcttgtgtcatttttttattttcttgtttgtaCAAATGTGGTTCTGCTTATCCTAAATTACAATAATTGGTATTATAGCTCAAGGGTTGATCTAGGTGAAGTTCAAGAGAAGATTACTTCTAGTGCACCTTTGACATTCGCTCAAGGTATATCCGCACACAATTTTGGCTTTAGATGTTAAAACAATGATCAAGGAGGAGATTTGTAATGGAATTTGAgtcaaggtggagatttgttataaatttcgtaaaattcataatttgattagtttaggattatttttggtttggaaGGAAATGATTTTTCATAGTGTGGAAGCAAATGATTTTCCTTGGTATGGAATGAAAATGTATTCCCTATTGAACATGTAATTGGATGTTCCTTGTCCATTAAAGAATTCAATTTTAGCCTTCTGAATAGATATTGTTGCAAAGGGTTTAAGGTTTTGTGTAAGTTGTGAGTATTGTGAGTTTTGGTTAAGTGTGTTGTAATGCATATCATTGATAGTAGATTTTGGTTGACATTAGTCGTAAACATAGGCTTAGAGCTTCCCAAACGacattaaatattatttttctgtgtaacaatttcattttcttttttgtgtgaacGTGCTTTCGCTAACCTTGAATCACAACTCTAAAGCTTCCACTATAGCACAACATGTCCAAACTCTTTggcttaagcttttgggttaACTACTCAATTGGAGTCTCTCCAATGTGTTTTTTCCCTAATGAATCGTATCAGAGCTCATGGTGGTGTATAGCAAAGTAGCAAGGTTTTTAATGTCTTATAATAGAGCAAAGATGAGGTGCGTGTACTTGGAGCCCACACAAGTGTGCATTGCACAAGGCATGCCCATAAATGATCCACATAAATGATTCTAGAAAAAGGCCCAACAAGTAATATTACCAATGGTGCTAGATAAAAAATAACGATACGCAAGGTTCCAATGGATAAGGGCGTGTGGGAATTCCATGAATGAAGGTGTGAGGTTGACATTTGGTTCTCATAGATAGCGTATGAGAGGCTCGTGGATAACACtctagtgaagaagaaaagctTATAGACAAGTAGAAGCTACTAGGAGTTGTTTGTTGTCTACAGAGAGGTAATGACTCACATAAGGGAGAGATTGGTGGGTACACATATATAAGTAAAGTTCTATTTTGAATAATAATGACAAAAGTTGGTGGCCCAAACTCATTTGCTAAAGTATTTAGCTAAAATGGCATCTCTATTTACTATACTAACTACTTCATTAGAGTCTCCAAAACATTCCAAAAACTCTGCCACAAACCTTTAGCAAGAAGGGATTCAAAATTGGTTTCTCCATTGCTAGGAAAGTTGGGCTCTTTGTCCTCTTATCTTAGGCATTAGAATTGTCTTGTCCCTTCTTGTAAGGTGGTTAGGGTTCCTCATGTAATATGTTTACTTGTAGGATTTatggttttctcttttttagggATTAGGGAAATACGAGTGGTTGTATTGTTCTATTTCTGCCATGGACAGTTTAAAAGATCATTGGAAAAAGGAGAAGTATTACGATGAGTTTTTTCTAGCCGCAAAGTTTTTGACAACTCGGGATATCAATACAGATGCTTCAATCCCTTATGGAGAGTACGTTCAGGTTTTAAGGTGCGTAATGCTTATGATCATATAgtcctatttattttttataataggtTGATATTGATAGGATTATGTCTAGCCAACCGTGGAGCGTCGATAAGCATTTGGTGGTTCTTCAAAAATATGATAATCATGTACCGATTTAGGACCTCTCATTTGATAAGTTCCCACTATGGATATAAGTGCATGATATCCCTATTCGTTTTTCTAATAGAGAAGTGGCTGAAGATGTCTGTGAAGTGGTGGGTGAGGTAGATCACTTGGTGGAGAATTCAGTTGCCAAAGAGGGGGAGTTTCATCCAGGTTAGAGTCATTATGGACAAAGCCCAAACCTGGTGTTGAGGGAGGATTATTTCACttgaagaaaactcaaaaagcTAGGTTCAGTTCAAGTATGAGCGTCTTTCGAATATTTGTTATTGGTGTGGGTTTCAAGATCATGGGGTTAAAGATTGTGACTTGTGGATTGAGAGTAGTGGTACACTAACTGGGGATAGGAATTTCGGCCCTTGGATTAGGGCACCTACCATGCCTTTGCCACGAAGGCTTGTGGTGGTCATTCCGGGGTATTACAAATCAAAGAAGATGGCGGCCAGATGGAAATTTGGGAGGAGGTTAGAGGTCTAATCTTCGATGGTGGAGACTGCTttagtgaatatattatttattaggtttatatttttatgtaattggcatatcctataacaaaatactttacttgtatttggataaaTCTAAGTGGGTCCAAGATGATTATTATAAGTAGTTACATTGAAGACAAGAGAATACTCTAGAAAAGCTAAATTTGCAGGTCCCGATACCTATCTCGATACCTCTTGATCTATCGAGCTGATGGATTTCAAAATATAGCCTACAACATTTTAATCTTAttggctatttgtttatgggtttgtgtaaacctaatAGG includes the following:
- the LOC115985064 gene encoding uncharacterized protein LOC115985064, translating into MPSVISQISPDLVFVVFVTTESDLGQCPFTLDDLFFPVAHGGKKFLDWERQNLKGMGEAIAHGAKRLHTREDNILIYSKSQEEHEEHLRIVLQILKERKLYAKLKKCKFWLNQVVFLGHVISKDGIVVDPNKIEAVVNWDSPTNVSEEIILDLERMEIEVVMGQSEAYLPSLSVQPTLVERFKLSQADDSHLKKIMDEVRCGMKFEFSISEDGVLRLGSRLCVPNDPLIKKETLDEVHYSPYAIHSGSTKMHHALRENFWWNNMKREIAHIVEQCLTC